A single window of Solanum dulcamara chromosome 5, daSolDulc1.2, whole genome shotgun sequence DNA harbors:
- the LOC129890539 gene encoding uncharacterized protein LOC129890539 produces MHPELEANRTEDAKKEEKEQEKGDLSKRDTTYAVGKIRRMQGRRYVQTYIPKVLSSGKIVTYPHIRNNNKTSFDTGKIAAPTQNHLDVLGNLTEGESDKDKGTDDKDKELTKETKTQVHEREKDRIEECPSAVDESQPNKTLIQGVSASEAEEDTITNFDQDLGSTSLTTDKREMEFKMQKEDDSLTTDKDDNPEKVMQDTSANAEYVIKKGINVAEEYTLSNYEHDPRSSSSTSHKKDLET; encoded by the coding sequence ATGCACCCTGAATTGGAGGCAAACAGAACAGAGGATGCAAAGAAAGAGGAGAAGGAACAAGAGAAGGGAGATTTATCAAAGAGGGATACAACATATGCTGTAGGAAAAATAAGAAGGATGCAGGGAAGGAGATATGTCCAAACATATATCCCTAAAGTACTATCAAGTGGGAAGATTGTTACTTATCCACACATAAGAAATAACAATAAGACCTCTTTTGATACAGGGAAAATTGCAGCCCCTACTCAAAATCATCTTGATGTATTAGGAAACCTCACAGAAGGAGAAAGTGACAAAGACAAGGGAACAGATGATAAAGACAAGGAGCTAACAAAGGAAACTAAGACACAAGTGCATGAAAGAGAGAAAGATAGGATTGAAGAATGTCCCTCTGCTGTTGATGAATCACAACCTAACAAGACCCTAATTCAGGGTGTAAGTGCCAGTGAAGCTGAGGAGGACACTATCACTAACTTTGACCAAGACTTAGGATCTACTAGCTTGACAACAGACAAAAGGGAAATGGAGTTTAAAATGCAGAAGGAGGATGACAGCTTGACAACAGATAAAGATGATAATCCTGAAAAGGTGATGCAAGACACATCTGCAAATGCTGAATATGTGATTAAAAAGGGAATCAATGTAGCTGAGGAGTACACTCTTTCAAACTATGAACATGATCCACGAAGTAGCAGCTCCACATCACATAAAAAGGATTTGGAGACTTAA